A genomic region of Fodinisporobacter ferrooxydans contains the following coding sequences:
- the sigG gene encoding RNA polymerase sporulation sigma factor SigG, which yields MKRNKVEICGVNTAQLPVLTNAEMRELFVRIQQGDLSAREKLVNGNLRLVLSVIQRFNNRGEYVDDLFQVGCIGLMKAIDNFDLSQNVKFSTYAVPMIIGEIRRYLRDNNPIRVSRSLRDIAYKALQVRDSLTNQNLREPSIVEISEAMEVPKEDVVFALDAIQDPVSLFEPIYHDGGDPIYVMDQISDENNQDISWVEEIAIREALQKLNEREKKILAMRFFEGKTQMEVADEIGISQAQVSRLEKAAITHMQKHIK from the coding sequence ATGAAACGAAATAAAGTTGAAATCTGTGGAGTAAACACAGCTCAACTTCCAGTACTCACGAATGCAGAAATGCGCGAATTGTTCGTGCGAATACAGCAAGGAGATCTGTCCGCCAGAGAAAAACTTGTGAATGGAAATCTTCGCTTGGTTTTGTCTGTAATTCAGCGTTTTAATAATCGCGGCGAGTATGTTGATGATCTGTTTCAGGTTGGTTGTATTGGATTGATGAAAGCGATCGATAATTTTGATTTAAGTCAGAATGTTAAGTTTTCTACATATGCAGTACCGATGATTATTGGTGAAATTCGCCGTTATTTACGTGATAACAATCCGATTCGGGTCAGTCGCTCGCTTCGGGACATCGCTTACAAAGCGTTGCAAGTACGGGATTCCTTGACGAATCAAAACTTGCGTGAGCCATCGATCGTAGAGATTTCCGAAGCCATGGAAGTGCCGAAAGAAGATGTCGTATTCGCATTGGATGCGATTCAAGATCCTGTATCACTGTTTGAGCCGATTTATCATGATGGCGGTGACCCGATTTATGTGATGGATCAAATCAGCGACGAGAATAATCAGGATATTTCCTGGGTTGAAGAAATTGCCATTCGGGAAGCTTTACAAAAACTGAATGAGCGGGAGAAAAAAATTCTTGCCATGCGGTTTTTTGAAGGCAAAACGCAAATGGAAGTGGCGGATGAAATCGGCATATCCCAAGCGCAAGTGTCAAGATTGGAAAAAGCGGCTATCACACATATGCAAAAACACATAAAGTGA
- the pgeF gene encoding peptidoglycan editing factor PgeF — MKAADHFCWTKENGIQLLEIQPWKAGKQIYGCFTTRVGGVSTGNFDGLQVGLHVGDQTAHILQNRSRICETIGVGLCQWVAAEQVHGDQIAIVTASDQGKGSETKESAIPACDAMITNEHGIVLTTYAADCVPLLFYSPAGVVATAHAGWKGTVQNIAGKTIQQMQQRFGCLAEEIQVAIGPSIGACCYEVDEVVYQAFAKLNLTDVLTPVEGKEELHWMCDLWLANKQLLLRAGVSDENIFVSELCTSCRTDLFFSHRKEKGKTGRFMGIVYLPEHGFLGE, encoded by the coding sequence TTGAAAGCAGCCGATCATTTTTGCTGGACAAAAGAAAATGGCATTCAACTATTGGAAATACAGCCATGGAAGGCGGGCAAACAGATCTACGGATGCTTTACGACGAGGGTCGGCGGTGTGAGTACGGGCAACTTTGACGGACTGCAAGTAGGATTGCATGTTGGCGATCAGACGGCACATATCCTTCAGAATCGTTCCCGCATCTGCGAGACCATTGGCGTCGGTCTCTGCCAATGGGTAGCGGCAGAACAAGTACACGGCGATCAAATCGCCATTGTAACGGCATCCGATCAAGGCAAAGGAAGTGAAACGAAGGAATCGGCAATCCCCGCTTGCGATGCAATGATTACAAACGAGCATGGCATAGTCCTGACAACCTACGCGGCTGATTGTGTTCCTTTGCTGTTTTATTCGCCTGCAGGTGTCGTTGCCACTGCACATGCCGGATGGAAGGGAACGGTGCAGAATATTGCGGGGAAAACCATCCAGCAGATGCAACAGCGGTTCGGTTGCCTGGCCGAAGAAATACAAGTGGCGATCGGCCCTTCCATCGGAGCATGCTGCTATGAAGTCGATGAAGTTGTCTATCAGGCATTTGCCAAGCTGAATCTGACAGACGTACTTACACCTGTGGAAGGAAAGGAAGAATTGCACTGGATGTGCGATTTGTGGCTGGCCAACAAGCAATTGCTGCTGCGTGCGGGTGTCAGCGATGAAAATATATTCGTATCGGAATTGTGCACAAGCTGCCGCACAGATCTATTTTTCTCCCATCGAAAAGAAAAAGGGAAAACAGGTCGATTCATGGGGATCGTATATTTGCCGGAGCATGGATTTCTGGGTGAATAG
- a CDS encoding YlmC/YmxH family sporulation protein produces the protein MMKASELQTKDVVSVGDGRKLGTVGDLDIDLETGMIRAIIVPGPTRFFGFLANGEDFVIPWHQIVRIGQDVVLVDMRNFQEINDNTFKQGNSSSGGF, from the coding sequence ATGATGAAAGCTTCCGAGCTACAAACAAAAGATGTCGTGAGTGTTGGAGACGGCAGAAAATTGGGAACGGTCGGAGATTTGGATATTGATTTGGAAACGGGAATGATTCGTGCCATCATAGTTCCAGGACCTACGCGATTTTTTGGCTTTTTGGCAAATGGTGAAGATTTTGTGATTCCCTGGCATCAAATCGTTCGTATTGGCCAAGATGTGGTTTTGGTGGATATGCGAAATTTTCAGGAGATCAATGACAACACATTTAAACAAGGAAATAGCAGTTCCGGAGGATTTTAA
- a CDS encoding YggS family pyridoxal phosphate-dependent enzyme: MIGTMDFFDRVQSVRRRIQTACEQAQRNVSSVRLVGVTKYIGPVELAELYRAGVREFGENRLQVAKPKLEAARVNHWKDVTWHFIGQLQTNKVKEVLREFTWIHSLDRWPLALEVNKRAQELGLRVPCLLQINVSGEETKAGLAANEALSFLEAAHSLSHIQVCGLMTMAPRADVPEEIRYVFRGLRELRDHLQSAGHAGIQELSMGMSQDFEAAILEGATIVRIGQTLLPDR; encoded by the coding sequence GTGATCGGAACCATGGATTTTTTTGATCGGGTTCAAAGTGTGCGGCGGCGGATTCAGACTGCTTGCGAGCAAGCACAACGCAATGTTTCATCTGTAAGATTGGTGGGTGTTACCAAATATATCGGACCTGTGGAATTGGCGGAATTATACCGGGCGGGTGTACGGGAGTTTGGTGAAAACCGGCTGCAAGTGGCAAAGCCCAAATTGGAAGCTGCCCGGGTCAACCACTGGAAAGACGTTACATGGCACTTCATCGGCCAATTGCAAACAAATAAGGTGAAAGAAGTACTGCGCGAATTTACATGGATACATTCATTGGATCGTTGGCCATTGGCATTGGAAGTAAACAAGCGTGCGCAAGAACTTGGTTTGCGCGTGCCATGTTTGCTGCAAATCAATGTTTCAGGCGAAGAAACAAAAGCAGGGCTTGCCGCCAATGAAGCGTTATCGTTTCTTGAAGCGGCACATTCCTTGTCTCACATACAAGTGTGCGGGTTGATGACGATGGCTCCGCGGGCGGATGTTCCGGAAGAGATTCGATATGTGTTTCGGGGCTTAAGGGAACTTCGCGATCATTTGCAGTCAGCGGGGCATGCCGGTATACAGGAATTGTCGATGGGCATGTCACAGGACTTTGAAGCGGCGATACTGGAAGGTGCAACGATCGTCCGAATCGGGCAGACATTATTGCCGGACCGCTAG